In Desulfovibrio sp. X2, a single window of DNA contains:
- a CDS encoding M48 family metallopeptidase, with translation MKNKIELFQELFASDPTSKVFYPLAKLYAESGMLIQAGETLRQGLSRHPDHMEARLLFIDILHQMERDDQALEEVETLAGLLSKYPSFWALWADRAGERSKDAAVALNFLSAHLGGRDITWADVLLKGFEAITGRLPLEDDLLDFPAPRPAAAPEPVASAPERHENTDFTFEAAEEEGGDAAAVPDEAAAAAADGEGNLRTRTMAELLVSQGDYAGALEILRELSGRATGLEKGHLQKRIEEVKELRASAPAEEPAEKLLDEADFISGAPMQRAKNKLVRSLSLLAERLEARAGA, from the coding sequence ATGAAAAATAAGATCGAGCTCTTTCAGGAACTGTTCGCCTCCGACCCCACTTCCAAGGTCTTCTACCCCCTTGCCAAGCTCTACGCCGAGTCCGGGATGCTCATCCAGGCCGGAGAGACTCTGCGCCAGGGGCTTTCACGCCATCCCGACCACATGGAGGCGCGTCTCCTGTTCATCGACATCCTGCATCAGATGGAGCGGGACGACCAGGCCCTCGAGGAAGTCGAGACCCTGGCGGGCCTGCTCTCCAAATATCCCTCCTTCTGGGCGCTCTGGGCGGACCGCGCCGGAGAGCGCTCGAAGGACGCCGCCGTGGCCCTCAACTTCCTCTCCGCCCATCTCGGCGGACGGGACATCACCTGGGCCGACGTGCTTCTCAAAGGTTTCGAGGCCATAACCGGCCGCCTTCCCCTGGAGGACGACCTTCTCGATTTCCCGGCTCCGCGTCCCGCTGCGGCGCCGGAGCCCGTCGCCTCCGCCCCCGAGCGCCACGAGAATACGGACTTCACGTTCGAGGCCGCCGAGGAAGAGGGCGGTGATGCTGCCGCCGTCCCCGACGAGGCTGCCGCAGCCGCCGCGGATGGCGAAGGCAATCTGCGCACGCGGACCATGGCCGAACTGCTCGTGTCCCAGGGGGACTACGCCGGGGCCCTCGAGATCCTGCGCGAACTCTCCGGACGCGCCACTGGCCTTGAGAAGGGGCACCTTCAGAAGCGTATCGAGGAGGTCAAGGAGCTTCGGGCCAGCGCCCCGGCGGAAGAGCCTGCCGAGAAGCTTCTCGACGAGGCGGATTTCATCTCCGGGGCGCCCATGCAGCGGGCCAAGAACAAGCTCGTCCGCTCCCTCTCCCTGCTGGCTGAGCGTCTCGAGGCCCGCGCGGGAGCCTGA
- a CDS encoding Mrp/NBP35 family ATP-binding protein: MASNSCSSCGSGGKGGSAAQAMQDELIKSTLAKIRYKLFVMSGKGGVGKSSVAVNIAAALAALGHRVGILDVDIHGPSIPGLLGIKGQLEVDRGNIVKPKKYNDNLFVVSMESLLKDPDQAVLWRGPMKTSAIRQFVADVSWGELDFLVIDSPPGTGDEHMTVLRTIPDALCVIVTTPQEISLADVRKAVNFLQYAKANILGVVENMSGLICPHCHQEIDLFKKGGGRELAERYGLAFLGAIPLDPATVVAGDLGKPVVLLDEDTPVKAALQELARNIVAEVGKSLEAAASPDKPE, encoded by the coding sequence ATGGCATCGAATTCCTGTTCTTCCTGCGGCAGCGGCGGAAAGGGCGGCTCGGCCGCCCAGGCCATGCAGGACGAGCTCATCAAAAGCACCCTGGCCAAGATCCGCTACAAGCTCTTCGTCATGAGCGGCAAGGGCGGCGTGGGCAAGAGTTCCGTGGCCGTGAACATCGCCGCGGCGCTGGCCGCCCTGGGACACCGCGTCGGCATCCTCGACGTGGACATCCACGGTCCCTCCATCCCCGGCCTGCTCGGCATCAAGGGGCAGCTTGAGGTCGACCGAGGCAATATCGTCAAGCCGAAGAAATACAACGATAATCTCTTCGTCGTCTCCATGGAGTCGCTGCTCAAGGACCCGGATCAGGCCGTGCTCTGGCGCGGGCCCATGAAGACCTCGGCCATCCGCCAGTTCGTGGCGGACGTCTCCTGGGGCGAGCTCGACTTCCTGGTCATCGACTCGCCTCCGGGCACCGGCGACGAGCACATGACCGTGCTGCGCACCATTCCCGACGCCCTGTGCGTCATCGTCACCACCCCACAGGAGATCTCCCTGGCCGACGTGCGCAAGGCCGTGAACTTCCTGCAGTACGCCAAGGCCAACATCCTGGGCGTGGTGGAGAACATGAGCGGGCTCATCTGCCCCCACTGCCACCAGGAGATCGACCTGTTCAAGAAGGGCGGCGGCCGTGAACTGGCCGAGCGCTATGGCTTGGCCTTCCTCGGTGCCATCCCTCTCGATCCCGCCACCGTGGTGGCCGGCGATCTGGGCAAGCCGGTTGTCCTCCTGGACGAAGACACGCCGGTCAAGGCGGCCCTGCAGGAACTCGCCCGCAACATCGTCGCCGAGGTGGGCAAGAGCCTGGAAGCCGCGGCATCCCCAGACAAGCCCGAGTAA
- a CDS encoding HypC/HybG/HupF family hydrogenase formation chaperone has product MCLAIPVRIEEIEDGVARCRVGEGDTFINASLMMTEGEAKVGDFLIVHAGFALRILDPQEAEESLRILREMARSVEGQEHLADMF; this is encoded by the coding sequence ATGTGCCTTGCGATTCCCGTTCGCATCGAGGAGATCGAAGACGGCGTGGCCCGTTGCCGCGTCGGTGAGGGCGACACGTTCATCAACGCTTCCCTGATGATGACCGAAGGCGAGGCCAAGGTGGGAGACTTCCTCATCGTCCACGCGGGCTTCGCCCTGCGCATCCTGGACCCCCAGGAGGCCGAGGAGAGCCTGCGCATCCTGCGCGAGATGGCGCGGTCGGTGGAAGGGCAGGAGCACCTCGCCGACATGTTCTGA
- a CDS encoding protein-L-isoaspartate(D-aspartate) O-methyltransferase, protein MSIDPVRKRERMVREQIEARGVRDPEVLRAMRTVPRHRFVQEALAAQAYDDRPQPLGFGQTISQPYIVAFMTELLELKPGMKVLEIGTGSGYQAAVLAEMGADVFTVERVKELHQQARDRLARLKYLFVKLKLDDGTLGWPEEAPFDRIIVTAGGPEVPRPLVDQLADDGILVIPVGPAKRTQMLKVVRKERGLVRAEDRLGVMFVDLVGKHGWEE, encoded by the coding sequence ATGAGCATCGACCCAGTCCGCAAGCGCGAGCGCATGGTGCGCGAACAGATCGAAGCCAGAGGCGTGCGCGATCCCGAGGTCCTGCGCGCCATGCGCACGGTCCCGCGCCATCGTTTCGTGCAGGAGGCCCTGGCCGCCCAGGCCTACGACGACCGCCCCCAGCCCCTCGGCTTCGGCCAGACCATCTCCCAGCCCTACATCGTCGCGTTCATGACCGAGCTCCTGGAGCTCAAGCCCGGCATGAAGGTCCTCGAGATCGGCACCGGCTCAGGTTACCAAGCCGCCGTGCTGGCCGAGATGGGCGCGGACGTATTCACGGTGGAGCGCGTGAAGGAGCTGCACCAGCAGGCGCGCGACCGTCTGGCCCGGCTCAAGTACCTCTTCGTCAAGCTCAAGCTCGATGACGGTACGCTCGGCTGGCCCGAGGAGGCACCCTTCGACCGCATCATCGTCACCGCAGGCGGCCCTGAAGTGCCCAGGCCCCTCGTGGACCAGCTCGCGGACGACGGGATACTGGTCATCCCCGTAGGTCCGGCGAAACGCACGCAGATGCTCAAGGTGGTGCGCAAGGAACGCGGGCTCGTGCGCGCGGAGGACCGCCTCGGCGTGATGTTCGTGGACCTCGTCGGGAAGCACGGCTGGGAGGAGTAG
- a CDS encoding septum formation initiator family protein, producing MVLRRAFLIILLAANVTLLGLVFIGNQGLFAYRDMRARYEDLAAKLKSVDQRSLELSQDIRLLKSDREHMERAVRAQTNFVRDNEILYLFPEQDRASAGDTAGAQIDEK from the coding sequence ATGGTCCTGCGACGCGCGTTCCTGATCATCCTGCTCGCCGCCAACGTGACGCTGCTCGGCCTCGTCTTCATCGGCAACCAGGGGCTCTTCGCCTACCGCGACATGCGGGCCAGGTACGAAGACCTGGCGGCCAAGCTGAAGAGTGTGGACCAAAGGAGCCTCGAGCTCTCCCAGGACATCCGCCTTCTCAAGTCGGACCGGGAACACATGGAGCGCGCAGTGCGGGCCCAGACCAATTTCGTGCGCGACAACGAGATCCTCTACCTTTTCCCGGAGCAGGACCGCGCGAGCGCGGGAGACACGGCCGGAGCCCAAATCGATGAAAAATAA
- the pgsA gene encoding CDP-diacylglycerol--glycerol-3-phosphate 3-phosphatidyltransferase, which produces MFNLANKLTLLRIAAVPLLVFLLYFPNRVTCWIALVIFIAAALTDMVDGMVARRQALVSNLGKFLDPLADKLLICSVLVMLVMLSWAPAWVAVLIIARELMVTGLRAMAADKGLVIAADRYGKLKTILQIVALCPLILHFPLGSLDPRPIGEVLLYIALALTVYSGWNYMRSFYVIWAKTE; this is translated from the coding sequence ATGTTCAATCTCGCCAACAAGCTGACGCTTTTGCGCATCGCGGCGGTACCGCTGCTCGTCTTCCTGCTGTACTTTCCCAACCGCGTCACCTGCTGGATCGCGCTGGTAATCTTCATTGCGGCGGCGCTCACGGACATGGTGGACGGCATGGTCGCGCGGCGTCAGGCCCTTGTCTCCAATCTCGGCAAGTTCCTCGACCCCCTGGCCGACAAGCTGCTGATCTGCTCGGTGCTGGTCATGCTGGTCATGCTTTCCTGGGCGCCGGCCTGGGTGGCCGTGCTGATCATCGCCCGCGAGCTGATGGTCACCGGCCTGCGTGCCATGGCCGCGGACAAGGGGCTCGTCATCGCCGCCGACCGCTACGGCAAGCTGAAGACCATCCTTCAGATAGTGGCCCTGTGCCCCCTGATCCTCCATTTTCCCCTCGGGTCACTCGATCCGAGGCCGATCGGAGAGGTGCTGCTTTACATCGCTCTCGCATTGACTGTATATTCCGGATGGAATTATATGCGGTCTTTCTACGTCATATGGGCGAAGACCGAGTAA
- a CDS encoding CBS domain-containing protein has translation MLCVGELMTRDPVVLHDSDTLATARTTMERRRIRHLPVVGPDGRFVGLLTHRDLLSFTISQLADIDDTAQDEIDASIMVGTVMRQGVMAAEPGTPVREAAQIMLDNKFGCLPVVDKGKVVGILTEADFIKLTIGLMDELARIRNG, from the coding sequence ATGCTGTGCGTGGGCGAGCTGATGACCCGTGATCCGGTGGTCCTGCACGATTCGGATACGCTTGCGACCGCGAGGACCACCATGGAACGGCGCCGCATCCGCCATCTCCCGGTCGTCGGCCCGGACGGCAGATTCGTGGGCCTGCTGACGCATCGCGACCTCCTCTCCTTCACCATCTCCCAACTCGCGGACATCGACGACACCGCGCAGGATGAAATCGACGCCTCAATCATGGTCGGCACGGTCATGCGCCAGGGAGTCATGGCCGCCGAGCCGGGCACACCCGTGCGCGAGGCAGCCCAGATCATGCTCGACAACAAGTTCGGCTGCCTGCCCGTGGTGGACAAGGGCAAGGTGGTGGGCATCCTGACCGAGGCGGATTTCATCAAGTTGACCATCGGCCTGATGGACGAATTGGCCCGCATCAGGAACGGCTGA